The sequence AAACCACGATGCCCTCTTCAACTGCTCTCTCTATTTTGGGGATTATATCGTTTGGAGTGTGACCCAATCCAGTCCCCTCGATTACGATTCCTTTGTAGCCTTTATCGACCAAGAAGTCTATAATCTCTCCACTTATGCCGGGATAGACCTTTATTAAGGCCACTTTTTCTTCAAGCTTGTCATCTACCCATACCTCGCTATCCCTTCTCTTTCTGTAGTCGTCTCTCAGGTATTCCACCCTTCCATCGTACCAGATTTTTGCTATGGGGATGTCGTTTATGCTTCTAAAGGCATCTCTCCTAGATGTGTGCATCTTCCTGACCTTTGTCCCTCTATGTGCTAGGCAGTATGTGTCGCTCGTTTCTCCGTGCATTACAACGGCAACTTCACCAAAGTCCTCGACTGCCATTCTGGTGGAGCATATTAAATTCATCGCGGCATCACTTGAAGGTCTGTCGCTGCTTCTCTGAGCACCGACAAAAATAACGGGCTTTCCTAAGTCCCTAAGCATAAAGCTCAACGCCGCTGCAGAATATCCCATTGTGTCAGTTCCATGTCCTATTATAACTCCGTCTTCTCCACTGTTGAGGGCCTTAGCGACCTCATGAGCTATCTTTTTCCAGTATTCGGGTTTCATGTCCTCACTCATTATATTGAAAAGGAGCTTCGGTGTTATGTTTGCTATTTCAAAAATCTCTGGGACGGCTTTTGCAAGCTCCTCAGCGGTAAAAGCAGCATGAACTGCACCAGTTTTGTAATCTATTTTGCTCGCGATGGTTCCACCGGTTCCTATTATGGTAACGTTTGGAAGTCCCGGCTTTTTGGGTAGGACTTCTTTGAAAGAAACCTCTTCCCTTGGCTTGGCTTTTTCTAAAACCCTCACTTCAACTATCTGGTCAATTAAAATTCCCACATTGTATCCGTTGTCGAGCTTTATTGTAAGTGTCTCCCCTTTCGAAAGCTCATATGGGGGCATTACAAGACCCCTGTGGGTAACTCTCTTCCCGTTTTCCTCCTCGACAACCTCAATGTAATCGCCAATTTCAATCCCTTTTTCCTTCATGAAAAGTTCAACTTTCCTCATAGCGAAACCTCCTTTCACAAGTTTTAGGCTAGATGGAGTTGATTAGGGGAGATATAAACATTGTTGCCAATCTCGAGGGCAACCATTAGCGAACCTCAATTTTGAACCTCGGCTCCTCGATCCATTCCGACCTGCACTTTGGACATTTTCCTGGAATTTTGATCTCAGGCTTAAATACGAAGCCACACTTTTTGCACTGGGCTGGCTGAATAAGGAGAACTTTTCCCTCACGCTTTACGATGTTGGCAATTGCCTTTAGGTCTTCGAGAATTACCTTCTTGCTTCCTTTGCCCCTCATATCAAGGAGTGCTGCAAGTTCGCTTACGCTGTAGTCTCTCTCCTCCAAAAGCTTTATTATCTTCTGCCTTCTCGTCATCATAAGGGAAAGTTTGAAAGAACATTAAAAAGCTTAAGGGTGCGGGAGATGATAGTAGAAAAAGCCGAGAAAGTTCTTGAAAAGTACAGGCTTTGCGACCACTGCCTCGGCAGGCTCTTTGCAAAGCTTGGCAAAGGCACTAACGAGGAGCGCGGGAAGGCGGTGAGATTTGTCCTCAATATGGAGCGCTCTGCGAGAGGTCTGGAACCTATAGCGGAGCCAGAGGAGTGTGAACTCTGTCACAATGTCTTTGATAGAATCCCCGAGTTCGTGGAGATGATGAAGAAGGCAAGCGAAGGGATAGAATTTGAAACGTTTCTCGTTGGTTCCCGCTTCCCTGAAGAGATTAGAGAGAAAGAAAAGGCCATCTGGGAGGAGTTCGGTATTGAGACCGCCGAGCCGATAAACAGGGAGTTCAACCGCGAGCTCGGCAAGGCCTTTGGCCGAGCTACCGGAAAGGAAACTTCAAAAGAATCGGATGTCGTTTTCATCGTGGAACCGTTCTCAGGTAAGATTGAGCTCCAGATTAATCCTGTCTACGTTTATGGCTGCTACAGAAAGCTCGTGCGCGGAATTCCTCAGACGCCCCTTCCAGACTTCGAAGAGAGCGTCGCCTCAATAATCTGCAGGGCGTTTTCGAAGGCCTTTGGAGGGAAGTGCGTCTTTAAAGGTGCTGGAAGGGAGGACGTTGATGTAAGGATGCTCGGCAACGGGAGGCCCTTCATAGTTGAAGTCAAGAGGCCGAAAAAGAGGAAGGTCGGCCTCAAAAAAGTTGCGGATGAGATAAACGCGAGCGGGAAGATAGAGGTTCTCAACCTGCACTTCGTTTCGGCGAAGGAAGCCGAGGAAGTGCTCACGAAGAACCATAGGAAGGAATACCTCGCACTCGTCCTCGTCGAAGAGGGTGTTACTCCCGAGGAAGCGGAGGAAGTTGCGAGAAAGCTCACTGGCCTTGAGATTTACCAGAGAACCCCCTGGCGCGTTAGAAAGTCAAGGGCTGACAAAGTGAGGGTAAAGAGAGTATACGAGGCTGAAGCAAGATGGATTGATGAGAAGCACTTTGAACTCCGCCTTGTTACGGATGGAGGGTTATACATCAAGGAACTCATATCCGGTGATAAGGGGCGCACGAAGCCCTCTGTTAGTGACCTGCTCGGGAAGAAGGCGTGGTGTGAGAAGCTTGATGTCCTAAATATCCTGGACGAAGACGAGAGTGAAAACTTTATAAATGGTTGAGCGCATGAGTGTATGGTAATTGGGAAAGACCCGTAGTTGACAATAAAAGCGTGTTCCTGGACGTATAAGGTGTTAAAATCCCTAAATAAGCTCTGAGAGGTGATTGAGATGGTTCAAAAAGCCCACACAGTTAGAAGGAAAACTAGAGGTAAGCTTAGCAAGTCACCAAGAAGGAGAGGTCTCCCTCCACTTACAAGGTTCCTCCAAGAGTTTGAAGTTGGTCAGAAAGTTCACATAGTGATTGAGCCAAGCTACCACAAGGGAATGCCAGACCCAAGGTTCCATGGAAGAACTGGTACTGTAGTCGGAAAAAGGGGAGACGCATATATAGTCCAGCTCACCGATGGTGGTAAGCTCAAGACGTTCTTTATCCACCCAGTTCACTTAAGACCCCAGAAGTGAGGGCTATGATAGGGCGCAAGAAGCTTAAGGAGGAGTACATTTCAATTCCAGAGGCAAAAGAACTGTTGCTTAAGAGAAAGGAAGAAGGTGCTAAAGAGAACCCAGAAGAGCCAATATTCTATGAAGCAAGGGTTAGCATTGAACATGCTGAGAAGTTTTCAAAGCTCCCAGCAGAAAATGCAAAAGAGTTAAGGAAAAAGCTAACAGGGCTCTTTGAATGGCTTGACGAAAGGATGGCGACAAAAATTGTTGACATAATGCCAGAGGACTACTTCGACATAAGGGTTATCTTTGCCAAGGAAGAACACATGCCCACCAAAGAAGAGGCAGAAGAAATACTCAAAATCTTGGACGAATATAGAGAATAAGCCCTCTCTTCTTCTTTTTCAAAATTTCTCGAAAAGTATTAAAAGCCTTAGACTGTATATTCTTGGGGGGAGAGACCATGGATTATTATCGTAAGAGACATTCCTATGCCCAAAGCACCGATAAAAAGAAGCGTCATGTGGAGTATGAGGAATACGCCTATGTATTAGATTACCTTCCTACCGGTTATCTCGATCTTGAGCATCGGAATTTTAGGGAAAACAAGCCTATAGCACAGGTTATTGGAGAAAAGGCTTTTACCTTGCTTGAGGTAATTCCGAAGACAGACCTTATGCTGTATGAGAGAGTCTTCGTTGGAAAGGGGCCGAGGGATAAGATATTAATGATAACCAGAAAGCTTAATTATGACGATTTAACTCCAACTGCGAAGGCTGAGCTTCCATATGTCCTTGAAGAGATTGTAAAAACCAACGAAGAGCGTTTTGTGAAGTTTTTCAACGTTGCTCCACCGATTACCAACAGACTTCACAGCTTAGAGCTGCTTCCAGGAATAGGGAAGAAACACATGTGGGACATCTTGGAAGAGAGACAAAGAGAGCCATTTAAAAGCTTTGAAGACCTTAAGCGCAGGGTAAAAGGGCTCCCAGACCCAGTAAAGATGATAGCGAGAAGAATCTTGGACGAACTTGAAAACAAAGACAGATACAGGCTTTTCGTTGGTTCAAGAAGAATATTTAGGGAGTAGAGATGAACTCCAGAGTCTTTTTTCTAATTTCTAAATACAACCTAAGACCTAATTCTGATCTCGGGCAAAATTTTCTGATAGTTGAAGATGTAATCAAGAGAGAGGTTGAAAGAGCGGAGATAAAAGAAACCGATACTGTTCTTGAAATAGGGCCCGGGTTAGGCGTGCTTACCGATGAACTTGCTAAAAGGGCTGGAAAAGTTTACGCCATAGAGAAGGACTCACGGATGGTTGAAATTTTAAAGCGGGAGTACGACTGGAGTAATGTGGAAATCATAGAAGGAGATGCCTTGAAAATTGAATTCCCGGAATTTAACAAGATAGTGTCAAATCTGCCCTATCAGATTTCCTCTCCAATAACCTTTAAGATTCTAAAGCATGATTTTGAGAGGGCTGTGCTCATTTATCAGCTTGAATTCGCTCAGAGAATGGTAGCAAAGCCTGGGAATAAAAATTACTCCCGCCTTTCCGTCATGGTGCAGGCGAAGGCAAATGTAGAGCTTGTTGAGAGGATTGGCAGAGGGGCATTCTATCCAAAGCCAAAAGTTGATTCTGCGGTAATAGTGATGGAGCCTAAGTCCAAAGACGAACAGATCAAGCTAAATGAAAACCTCGTGAAAGCACTCTTCCAGCACAGGAGAAAACTGGCAAGCAAAGCCCTGAAAGATTCTCACCACATGCTGGGACTAACAAAGGAGGAATTCAAGAAGTTTAAACCAATAATCGAGAGAATTCCCCATGCCAACAAAAGGGTCTTTCAGCTATCTATAAAGGACATAAAAGATATTGAAGAATTCCTCCGAAATGAGGGCCTTATTGATTAGAAACTTCCCTTTTAGCGGTAGGTAATTTTTTAATTATTTTGAGTTTGTCGTAACGCTCTTCTTCTCTCTTTGCTAACCACTGGGCAAGTTCCCTTACCTCTGGATTTTCTGCTGTATTGGAGACATATTCGCAGATTTCTTTAGCGAGTTTTTCATTTTTCATTAAGATATCAATAAGATGCTCAAGCCTATCACTCTCAAGGAAATACCTTAGGGTTTCTTCGGTTAGAGTAGCTTTTATGGATGGAAGATCTACTGAAATAAGTTCTTTCCCTGGGAAGATTCTTTTGTAGAATTCAAGAAGTTTCTCGGCATGTTTAAGGTTCTCTTGATAGAGCTGGTAGAAAATTTTAGGGAGCTCTTCACTCCAGCTCGTTTCTTTGCTCAGCTCGTATAATCGGTAATATACCTCTGCGTCTTCAACTTCGGCTTTTATCTTGTATGATATCAGTTCTTCAGGGGTCATATGTGGAAGCCTCTCAAGACATTTTTGAATAATACGACTAACAGAGGAAGATACTTCTGACACTATATCACCTCTTTTAAAACTTGAATTTGGAAATATAAAAACATGATGCCCAATTTTTAAACTTATTTCCAACTCTAAACTTCCAAACATGGGGAGTTATCCAAAATATGCCCAAAACCCCTTATCAAGATTCTATCTAAAGGTCATTTCTTCAGGATTCTCTCCAAAGAGCTCCACGTAGAGCTTTCTCAACTTTTCGTAATGCCCTTTTTCAATATCTGCTAGCCAAATAAGGGTATAAGGGTATCCTTTATTTCTTCATCGGTAGTTTGTTTCGATAAGTATTCATAGACGTCGCGTGCAATCTTCTCCGTCTCCATTAGGTGTTCAAGGATTCCCCTGAGTCTTCCATGGTATACCAGATCCCTCAGTTGCTCCTCAGAGAGCTCTACCTCTAGGGCAGGGAGATCGACCATAATAACTTCCTCGTTTGGATACGTAGTACGATACAGCTTTAGCAGTGTCTCGGCGTGCTCCAAGCAATCTTTGTACATATCCAAGAAAAGCTTTGAAACCTGCTCGTCCCAATTGACCTCTTTGCTCATTGTGTAGAGCCTGTGGTACATCTCTGCTTCCTTTACCTCCTGATCCATCCAGTACGCAAGGAGCTCCTTGGTGCTGAGCTTCAATATTCCTTCTAAAATCTGTTTGAATTTTAACTTTTCTTTCTCAGTTTTAAAGCGCTGATGTATCATATAGTCCACCTATGTGTATAATGGTACTCCTGGCATTTATACCTTTTGAAAGAAATGCGATTAGTTTTTAAAAGACATAGCAGACTCATTCATGATGATAGTTGCGATAATAGATGGATATACTGATGAACCAGCAGGACTTGGAGTGCCACCCTATTTGGGAATCTACCCTAGGTATGCTTATGGGGCAATAAAAAAGGCTAGAAAAGATGCTAGAATATTCTACTTGACAATCGACGACCTGCGCTTTACCTTTGAGGGCGAGCAGGGGATAAAAACGAAGAATAGAACGCCCAATGTTGCAAAGGCGAGAGAAATCCTCGAGAAAGCTGATGTGATTGTCTATATCGGCGGCTTACATACTCCGGGCAAATACCTTTCTGCGGTTCCTTCTCAAGTAGAGGAGGTCGCACAGTTTATAAAGCCTTTTAAGGGCAGTAAAATTCTCGGCGGGCCCGCTTTTATGGGCTCTGCGCATGAAGGCGGAACCAGAGTAGGGTCAAGAGAGCTTATGCTTGCCCAGAGTGTTTTTGACCACATAGTTTATGGCGACTTGGAGGCCTTTCTCTACGATTTTCTAACGAATCCTAAAGATGCAAACCCCTTCCGCTTTAGGAGTTATTCCGAATTGAGGGACTATGCCCTTCTTGGAGCTGAAGTCGTAAAGCAGTTCCCAGATTACCCTGATTTTGTTATAGTGGAGATTGAAACCCAAAGAGGATGTCCTAAGGCCGCTGGTATAGGGGGCTGTAGCTTCTGTACGGAGCCAGTTAGGTATAAAACAATTGAAGACCGTCCAATTGAGGACATCGTCAAGGAAATTGAAGTGCTCTATAATCTTGGTGTGAGGCACTTTAGAATTGGCAGGCAGAGCTGCATCTTTTCGTATATGGCAAAGCCAAATGGCAGAGTGCCCATCCCAAATCCAGAAGCCCTTGAAAAGCTCTTCAAGGGAATTAGAGTAGTAGCTCTGGAAGTTAAAACGCTCCACGTGGACAATGCAAATCCTGCAGTGATAGCGAACTATCCAGAGGAAAGCATTAGAATAGCGAAGACGCTCATAAAATACGGCACTCCCGGGAATGTTGTTGCCTTCGGGCTTGAGAGTGCCGACCCAAAGGTGGCAAAGCTCAACAACCTCAATTCAACCCCTGAGGAAACTTATGAAGCCGTGAAAATTCTAAATGAAGTTGGGGCAAAGAGGGGCTACAACGGCATGCCCTTGCTGTTGCCGGGAATTAACATCCTCTTTGGCCTTCCTGGAGAGACTAAAAAAACCTATGAGCTCACCTACGAGTTCTTGAAGAAAATCCTTGACGACGGCTTACTGGTGAGGAGGATAAACATAAGACAGGTCGTTGTATTCCCGGGAACGCCTTTGTGGCGCATGAAGGATAAAGTCAAAACTGAAAAGCACAAGGCCCTTATAAAGCACTACAAGTACAAGATAAGGCATGAGATAGACTACCCAATGCTGAAGAGAGTTGTACCAGTTGGGACAATTTTGAGGGAAGTTAGGGCTGAGGTGTTTGACAATGGCTTAACATACGGCAGGCAGATAGGGAGCTATCCCTTGATAGTGGGTATTCCTAAAGAGGTAGAATTGAACAAGTTTTATGACGTCCTTATCGTTGATCACGGCTTTAGGAGCATAACCGGGGTACCAATTCCCATAAACGTGAACAAAGAAAGCTCTAAAGTTTTGAGCTATCTTCCGGGAATTGGAAAGAAGAAGGTTGCGAAGATCCTGGCAAAAAGACCTTTCAAAAGCAAAGAGGAGTTTTTAGAGCTGGTAGGTGAGAGAAGAGGAATGTATAAAGATATTGTGGTCACTTGACCCTTGAGGCTATAATGGTCTTCAGCAGTAAAACCTCTGCAAAGAGAGTTCGCTCGCTGGTGGCTTCAAGGACCATGATTCCTTCCTTTGGGGAGTATATCCTGTCTACCTTTCCTCCTTCTGCAGGCCCCTTCAACAGGACGAGGAGGTGTTTTTTGTCCCCCATGAGTCCAAGTCCAATTTTAACCTTCTGGATGAACCCCAAAGATGTAGTATGTATTCTTTCAACATCGGCTTGAGCTCTCGCCATAGACTCATTCTCATCGTATCCTTTTTCCTTGTAGTACCAATACCTATTTGCGGTAAACACAGGCGATAACACCGCCGCAATCTCGGTTACGGTTCTGGTTCTCCATATGCATACATCACCGAGGGCTTTGGCATCGCACTCTCTAAACATTGGGTCCCCGACTATGAGGGTCATGCTTTCATATACCGTCCCTCTAAGTGTTAAGTTCAAATCCAAAAAGGGATCGCCGGTATTGTAACTTTCAAGAGCGATTCTATACTCAACCCCGTTGTATGGGACTTTAACAAGGACTCTCTTCAAAGGTTCTTTATCTGGATAAACCTTATCCGAAAAATTGGCATATCCATAAGCAAGGACTCCCAAAGGAGCAAGCACAACAACAATCAAAAGAAACATTGCAGCTAATTTTTTATCCAATGTCAAAACCTCCAGAAAAGTTAAATTTAATTAAAAAGAAGGAAAAAGACTTCAGAGCTCAGCCAAGTACTCCATGAGCTCCTTGGCTGCTTCTCTTGTGGCATACCTGTCCTTACCGGCAACGATAAGGACGTCGTACTCGCCGAAGACGTCCTCAAGGTACTCGATGTCACCGTCGCTGTTCTCCCAGTCGACTGTGCTGAGTCCTTGCTCGACGAGATACTTGGTGATTGCGTTTGCGACTGGTCCACCAACGAGGATGAGGTTGCTGTCAACTGCGTTGACGTCAATTTCATCGTCGAGGACTGTGATTGGCTCTGTTGGTGGTACTAAGGTGACTTCGGTGTAGGTCTCGCCTTTGATGGCCTCGATTGTCCATCCCTCAAGCTTGTCACCGACTTTGAGCTCCTTGGTCTCATAAACTCTCTCTGTTGGCTCGATGACAATCAAAGCTTCTGCAGTCATTAGCTCGTCTTTCTCGTCGCCGTCGTCGTTAATGTCGTAATCAACATCAGATTCATCTTCAGTGTATGTTTCAAGTTTGTAGTAGACCTTGTACTTTCCTAGCACATCTACAGTCTTCTCTTCGATGTCATCAGCATTGCTCAACTCTATCCACTTAATGACTTTTTTGTCTTCTGAGTCAGTTCCAGTTGTAATAGTTGCTGTCCATCCTGATACAAGCTCGTCACCGCTTTCAATTTCCTTCTGGTTCGTTACGACTTGTATTGTTGCTATGAGGTTTCCGTCGATACCGACGAATGTGTCGGTAAGGGTTAGGATTATTCCTCCGTCGTCAAAGACGTCTTTCTCCTCATCCTTGTAGAGGATTACGAGCTTGTCTACTCCCTCTGGGCTTGTAACTTCTACCAATGCTCTGTTCTCGTTAACGCTTATGTCAACGGCCTTAACCTTATAGCCGTCGTAGTCCTTTGTATCACCAAGCTTGAACCAGACTTCACCGTGATCCTTACCGTAGGTGAATGATTGGTCGCCAATGTCCAACACATAGTAAGTGTTGCCAAGAACTGTGAATGACTCTCCCTCGTGAACTCCTTCATAGACATACCCTTCAAATTCTACTGTAACGTCGCTTGGGTCAACATCGTACTCATCGGCGATGTCCTCTACATCTGGTTCATCGTCATCAATAACGTTGAAGCTCTCCGTCTCTGGAATTCCCCACTGGTCGTCTTTTCCAAGGTTAACTTCAACTGACCAGTTTGAGATTGTGTAGTTCAATAGAACCTTAAACCCTCCTTCTGGGATTAAGAGCTTTGCCTCTTTTGGTGGCTGGGCAATGTCATCTTCTTCCTCCCAATCATCTGGTTCAGTTGGGATTAGGTGTATCTCACTAAGTGAGAAGTCCCAGTCAATTTGGTAATCTCCTTCGAGTGAATCCATGTCTTCGACTTCGTAGTTCCATGGGTCGTTTTGATATGCAGCTACCCAGTCATCATATGAGCCGTTGTAGGCGCTTCCGTTCCACCAGTAGTCACTTGGCAAGTCGTCCCAGTCTTCAGCAGTTATGGGCCCGTTGACTGTTTCATAGAAGTACTTGTATATTGTGAGGTCTTCTGGATCGTCTGTTACGTCCTTCTTAACTACAACACTAACTCCGCTTGCTTCAACTTCCTCGGATGTGTAGAGTAAGCTTCCAACTGCAAGGGCAATGTCAGCTGCGCTGGCAACATCCATAGTTGATGGGGCGTTTGCACCGACTACGATTTTAACGTTTGGTTTTCCATCCTTAACGAAAAACTCCTTCCCTGGCATTGTAGCACTTGCATATCCAAGGGTTGCTCCAACCATTGCGGCACCAACGGCGAGGGCCGCGATCTTTCTTACTTTCATCTCTTCACACCTCCAATACCTTGTAGGGGCCAAACCCCTAACTATGGTATTCTTCAGTAGCTTTATGTAGCTTAGGGTTTATATACTTTTCGCTTTCAGACCCTTTCTAACGATTAGAGAAGCTTTATTTTTCCTCTGATGGCTAAAAGTGGCGTTTACCTAATGCCTACAACTTATTCGCCTTTTGCCGATAATATCCCAACAACGACCGAAAAAGAAAGTAACACTTCAACCAGCAATAAGGGATTTTGTTTATAAAGCTTTCTCCTAAGAGTAAAATAAAGGCTCAGGAGAGCCCAAGCTTGAATGTGTCAGCTTTTATAAGTTTCTTCCTGAGGGGTCTGTGGATTAGCTCGTGGACAAAGCCTCCCAAATCAGTGAGAGCGTTTTGAAGTTCCGTCGCGGAGATGTCCACTATCTCGGGCTCAATTATTGATATTGCAACTGGAGCGTATTTTGCCGTTAACTGGAAGAGAACCTCAAAGGGAGATATCAGCTCACTCGCAACAAGTGCATATATTCTATCATCTCTTTCTTCTTGAACCTTTACGAGGATTTTGTTGATTCTGCATCCCTCATAGTTGAACGCCTCCAGCATGGTTTCTTCTATGCTCTCCTTGTCCTTTCCAAAGGTCTCTATAACAAAGCGATAAAGAATTTCTTTGCCGTCGATTATTAGTTCTTCAATCTCCTCTCTGCTGTAGCCAACTTTCGGCTTTGGAATCTTATCAAGCGGGGGATAAGCGACGAGGGGTCCGAACCTATCCATGAGCTTGCCCATGAAGAGTGAAATCTCACCAAGGATCTTCATTAAGCTTTTTCCATCTATCTCAAGCTTAGCCGGTGAGACTACTTCCACTATTGCGGGGGCGTATTTCATTGTTGCCCTAACTATTTCCTCAAAAGAGCCTTCCAGCTCTGCTTCAACCATGCTTGAGTATTTGAGCATCTCCTCTTCAGGGTTTTCGAGGACTTCTTCCGCTATTATATCCCCAACTTTTACACCAGTTTCGTTCTTTAGGGATTTTACAATCTCCTCAACAGCCCTTTCCAAAGCTTTCTTATCGTTTGAGAGGGCTTCTATATAAAATCTAACCTTCATTGTCGTCATATTACCACCACATGCTCCTGTAATGTCTTTTCTTATATTCTCCAACTACTGGTATTGGTTCACCGCAGTATTCACATCTTCCATCCTTTATGTGATACTCCTCTATGGTAAAGCCCCACCTTACTATTAAAGGTTTTCCACACTTTGGGCAATAGGTGTTTTCCCCCTCATGGCCGGGAACGTT comes from Thermococcus aggregans and encodes:
- the gatD gene encoding Glu-tRNA(Gln) amidotransferase subunit GatD, which gives rise to MRKVELFMKEKGIEIGDYIEVVEEENGKRVTHRGLVMPPYELSKGETLTIKLDNGYNVGILIDQIVEVRVLEKAKPREEVSFKEVLPKKPGLPNVTIIGTGGTIASKIDYKTGAVHAAFTAEELAKAVPEIFEIANITPKLLFNIMSEDMKPEYWKKIAHEVAKALNSGEDGVIIGHGTDTMGYSAAALSFMLRDLGKPVIFVGAQRSSDRPSSDAAMNLICSTRMAVEDFGEVAVVMHGETSDTYCLAHRGTKVRKMHTSRRDAFRSINDIPIAKIWYDGRVEYLRDDYRKRRDSEVWVDDKLEEKVALIKVYPGISGEIIDFLVDKGYKGIVIEGTGLGHTPNDIIPKIERAVEEGIVVCMTSQCLYGRVNLNVYSTGRKLLKAGVIPCEDMLPETAYVKLMWVLGKTQNLEEVRKMMLTSYAGEVTPYTRFDTYLR
- a CDS encoding transcriptional regulator; translated protein: MMTRRQKIIKLLEERDYSVSELAALLDMRGKGSKKVILEDLKAIANIVKREGKVLLIQPAQCKKCGFVFKPEIKIPGKCPKCRSEWIEEPRFKIEVR
- a CDS encoding tRNA pseudouridine(54/55) synthase Pus10 encodes the protein MIVEKAEKVLEKYRLCDHCLGRLFAKLGKGTNEERGKAVRFVLNMERSARGLEPIAEPEECELCHNVFDRIPEFVEMMKKASEGIEFETFLVGSRFPEEIREKEKAIWEEFGIETAEPINREFNRELGKAFGRATGKETSKESDVVFIVEPFSGKIELQINPVYVYGCYRKLVRGIPQTPLPDFEESVASIICRAFSKAFGGKCVFKGAGREDVDVRMLGNGRPFIVEVKRPKKRKVGLKKVADEINASGKIEVLNLHFVSAKEAEEVLTKNHRKEYLALVLVEEGVTPEEAEEVARKLTGLEIYQRTPWRVRKSRADKVRVKRVYEAEARWIDEKHFELRLVTDGGLYIKELISGDKGRTKPSVSDLLGKKAWCEKLDVLNILDEDESENFING
- a CDS encoding 50S ribosomal protein L21e → MVQKAHTVRRKTRGKLSKSPRRRGLPPLTRFLQEFEVGQKVHIVIEPSYHKGMPDPRFHGRTGTVVGKRGDAYIVQLTDGGKLKTFFIHPVHLRPQK
- a CDS encoding RNA polymerase Rpb4 family protein, coding for MIGRKKLKEEYISIPEAKELLLKRKEEGAKENPEEPIFYEARVSIEHAEKFSKLPAENAKELRKKLTGLFEWLDERMATKIVDIMPEDYFDIRVIFAKEEHMPTKEEAEEILKILDEYRE
- a CDS encoding DUF655 domain-containing protein, which gives rise to MDYYRKRHSYAQSTDKKKRHVEYEEYAYVLDYLPTGYLDLEHRNFRENKPIAQVIGEKAFTLLEVIPKTDLMLYERVFVGKGPRDKILMITRKLNYDDLTPTAKAELPYVLEEIVKTNEERFVKFFNVAPPITNRLHSLELLPGIGKKHMWDILEERQREPFKSFEDLKRRVKGLPDPVKMIARRILDELENKDRYRLFVGSRRIFRE
- the rsmA gene encoding 16S rRNA (adenine(1518)-N(6)/adenine(1519)-N(6))-dimethyltransferase RsmA, with protein sequence MNSRVFFLISKYNLRPNSDLGQNFLIVEDVIKREVERAEIKETDTVLEIGPGLGVLTDELAKRAGKVYAIEKDSRMVEILKREYDWSNVEIIEGDALKIEFPEFNKIVSNLPYQISSPITFKILKHDFERAVLIYQLEFAQRMVAKPGNKNYSRLSVMVQAKANVELVERIGRGAFYPKPKVDSAVIVMEPKSKDEQIKLNENLVKALFQHRRKLASKALKDSHHMLGLTKEEFKKFKPIIERIPHANKRVFQLSIKDIKDIEEFLRNEGLID
- a CDS encoding ferritin-like domain-containing protein, giving the protein MFGSLELEISLKIGHHVFIFPNSSFKRGDIVSEVSSSVSRIIQKCLERLPHMTPEELISYKIKAEVEDAEVYYRLYELSKETSWSEELPKIFYQLYQENLKHAEKLLEFYKRIFPGKELISVDLPSIKATLTEETLRYFLESDRLEHLIDILMKNEKLAKEICEYVSNTAENPEVRELAQWLAKREEERYDKLKIIKKLPTAKREVSNQ
- a CDS encoding ferritin-like domain-containing protein, whose translation is MIHQRFKTEKEKLKFKQILEGILKLSTKELLAYWMDQEVKEAEMYHRLYTMSKEVNWDEQVSKLFLDMYKDCLEHAETLLKLYRTTYPNEEVIMVDLPALEVELSEEQLRDLVYHGRLRGILEHLMETEKIARDVYEYLSKQTTDEEIKDTLIPLFG
- a CDS encoding radical SAM protein, translated to MIVAIIDGYTDEPAGLGVPPYLGIYPRYAYGAIKKARKDARIFYLTIDDLRFTFEGEQGIKTKNRTPNVAKAREILEKADVIVYIGGLHTPGKYLSAVPSQVEEVAQFIKPFKGSKILGGPAFMGSAHEGGTRVGSRELMLAQSVFDHIVYGDLEAFLYDFLTNPKDANPFRFRSYSELRDYALLGAEVVKQFPDYPDFVIVEIETQRGCPKAAGIGGCSFCTEPVRYKTIEDRPIEDIVKEIEVLYNLGVRHFRIGRQSCIFSYMAKPNGRVPIPNPEALEKLFKGIRVVALEVKTLHVDNANPAVIANYPEESIRIAKTLIKYGTPGNVVAFGLESADPKVAKLNNLNSTPEETYEAVKILNEVGAKRGYNGMPLLLPGINILFGLPGETKKTYELTYEFLKKILDDGLLVRRINIRQVVVFPGTPLWRMKDKVKTEKHKALIKHYKYKIRHEIDYPMLKRVVPVGTILREVRAEVFDNGLTYGRQIGSYPLIVGIPKEVELNKFYDVLIVDHGFRSITGVPIPINVNKESSKVLSYLPGIGKKKVAKILAKRPFKSKEEFLELVGERRGMYKDIVVT
- a CDS encoding S-layer protein, producing the protein MKVRKIAALAVGAAMVGATLGYASATMPGKEFFVKDGKPNVKIVVGANAPSTMDVASAADIALAVGSLLYTSEEVEASGVSVVVKKDVTDDPEDLTIYKYFYETVNGPITAEDWDDLPSDYWWNGSAYNGSYDDWVAAYQNDPWNYEVEDMDSLEGDYQIDWDFSLSEIHLIPTEPDDWEEEDDIAQPPKEAKLLIPEGGFKVLLNYTISNWSVEVNLGKDDQWGIPETESFNVIDDDEPDVEDIADEYDVDPSDVTVEFEGYVYEGVHEGESFTVLGNTYYVLDIGDQSFTYGKDHGEVWFKLGDTKDYDGYKVKAVDISVNENRALVEVTSPEGVDKLVILYKDEEKDVFDDGGIILTLTDTFVGIDGNLIATIQVVTNQKEIESGDELVSGWTATITTGTDSEDKKVIKWIELSNADDIEEKTVDVLGKYKVYYKLETYTEDESDVDYDINDDGDEKDELMTAEALIVIEPTERVYETKELKVGDKLEGWTIEAIKGETYTEVTLVPPTEPITVLDDEIDVNAVDSNLILVGGPVANAITKYLVEQGLSTVDWENSDGDIEYLEDVFGEYDVLIVAGKDRYATREAAKELMEYLAEL